The following are encoded in a window of Nilaparvata lugens isolate BPH chromosome 13, ASM1435652v1, whole genome shotgun sequence genomic DNA:
- the LOC120354095 gene encoding general transcription factor 3C polypeptide 1-like, giving the protein MGGEREIGGSSVPKKLKVKTVEDLNSVEEIVEETSVSQPMDVSMESSSDLSNKTTDLEEPSVSGEDRKIEISIEITDDLIWLRDRGKFNRDEGHKTVRTLKRWNWILETIQAHKVVSNVTNILTLINDHERSEGHSGRIDRKSLFRILYRMAVDRLIKVYKVYLRSGDTVQEMNFFCNPSVTPNDPMITFAIDLAKLKFTSKVKLQHDNAAKQESKTVAKEDVVLKNKFDFSEEHKSNLDVPKFMRMRYLHMFMYYLVYGYEGDVDLDQKEAAQQIRASQGFEIDDLESLSFIYVPNASWKMFVPPLPQHREYKDGWALLADIILRLPLSMFMNLVRLPYIVPNLELYLDHPESLIYKRKYVFSIFEVVKRLAYIGLVQLGPQNLKEKDHVYLYLNKNGLLLDTKISRPGYHKVSEDITYDEIRYYFEEIVEVERYWLDMWKICMHTKLGNRSCVVGTDLILENIQDKPDMVSILLAKTREEVVEKDVGYLPGDKLGAAGFDSALFSHLKRNWAFKPFPKTRLKPVLTIPDKPDQKLRKPFKFAEGRNQMVYSLLAKRRKNVVVSTRKPVTTSKSNAVNRKPVATTVNRKQVTKISTVNRKQVLSHKPRVTVRHVKPRPVKQRRPFYDQIDREALKRMNKLRVDWSKAEDKLLLLCKVVQSMISPQIKSGILGNMYISFREILHKTFPNSRNKTSRACQRRINYMLRSQSTCHSLNLCIEELRHDPHIMETYGDLFEKLKTKYENKHGVIENKAKLVAEWNMHFKDLFEILAKRFEDFSIMSLSSETLTIPDTIEEFYANYNVIEPTKKVKTKHGFNPVENVNDIYSSVINSTIHSALCSTSDKTSWSYHLFSIYQQYPERLLRSALAKMRTSQMVSLKRAWSRTKMRSGNYLPLTASPYRLSISYINLMTAKYTSDIFPESYELLKSIVQSGRLDLQVTSGGIAAGVVRLLTDGWVDFQIGIPDQVIVLNPNIQEKDEAYTRLMNRYQEILSSYKQQILTTSCLFQKENYPAIEDGKITEEDSKESSNNNTIARTASRLALFLVKDSEETDDMVPLDIQHVHDFFVVNSCTVVSNLRSNLTEDQLRMVTDMRDVHTFQKQLRETVVYPANLNVNEVLNENFTGDRLDRAVKLLESAKSEGNLGLKCGKIVEEFGNDWEVKEILDELCRLKLLVCTGLVSTTYVHHQHARPWLVHTYSNKRKEKDSRVPMIGGVLELGKEGDVEERGNEETRVVEREGTRVVLEEHVEGVVQDEKKEEFVEVQGDFREKSTSEDKKSYVECDLIVLEKEGEGEEKVCVVDVVEPGSRKRNKSVDDVMEVDCERRMGGEEGMEGEKEIEEEKGIEEENIDGNSLRESVLAEEEMCVGKEKELEKDDEKKCNKDMGKKSVLVDYSEKEGKNREVEEEEFGEKNIFEGSTKQKERENMGESGKGLGEEEKIDKDGSKERGLVQGCTGELGGKSVVQGFSSQVVSVEDGNNQELEKSLEETEEGVSCSRKEGFTGGKEHCDTFQGSSVESVQGLKHVNVAEKGSCVKINQQLKQTNFTGEKRLFSFVKRDQKLKQTNSDKGLFMDRFKVVNYGASTSKNVVCLPKDENMREKRFKEVNYGASTSKDVVCLSEEDEDMKEKRFKEVNYGASTSKGVLCLPEDENMEEKRFKEVNYGASTSKDVVCLSEEDEDMEEKRFKEVGYVASTSKDVVCHSEEDENMEDEMKNWESGEERDHSESETGISSCNKSVRFYKNGGVTAKSPSSENPVLNEPAKSGKDTDLRNLSQPIKVLIRPWIRVDGTVNRRSLDHFLSTVLSHIMQHPLSTLSELQNRFLPALQPQHTRELAEFLEKLKCVESFVCVKSGKPSLFSKPCQVVVKKATGLEAPSEIRLEANKDAIVNLGKLISTKKYDEGLLTLLVDK; this is encoded by the exons ATGGGTGGGGAGAGAGAGATTGGAGGTTCGTCGGTGCCTAAAAAATTGAAGGTGAAAACTGTTGAGGATCTGAACAGTGTGGAGGAAATTGTTGAAGAAACTTCAGTATCTCAACCCATGGATGTTAGTATGGAGTCGAGTTCAGATCTAAGTAACAAGACAACTGATCTAGAGGAGCCCAGTGTAAGTGGTGAAGATCGCAAGATTGAGATCAGTATCGAGATCACAGACGACCTGATCTGGTTGAGAGATCGCGGAAAATTCAACAGAGACGAAGGACACAAAACAGTCAGAACGCTGAAACGTTGGAACTGGATTCTGGAAACCATTCAAGCCCACAAGGTGGTCAGCAATGTGACCAACATTCTGACACTCATCAACGATCATGAACGATCGGAGGGACACAGCGGCCGAATCGACCGGAAGTCTCTGTTCAGAATTTTGTACAGGATGGCTGTGGATAGGTTGATAAAAGtttacaaagtttatttgagATCTGGGGACACTGTGCAGGAGATGAACTTCTTTTGTAACCCTTCAGTAACCCCTAACGATCCCATGATCACGTTTGCGATTGATCTAGCGAAGCTGAAGTTCACATCCAAAGTTAAACTACAACATGACAACGCTGCAAAACAGGAGAGTAAAACTGTTGCTAAGGAAGATGTGGTCTTAAAGAATAAGTTTGATTTCAGTGAGGAACACAAGTCAAACCTGGATGTCCCGAAGTTCATGAGGATGAGGTACCTTCACATGTTCATGTATTATTTAGTGTACGGCTATGAGGGGGACGTAGATTTGGACCAGAAGGAAGCAGCTCAACAGATTAGAGCCTCACAAGGTTTTGAAATCGACGATTTGGAATCGTTGTCGTTCATCTATGTGCCGAACGCTAGTTGGAAAATGTTTGTGCCTCCCCTCCCTCAACACCGTGAATACAAAGATGGTTGGGCATTGTTGGCCGATATCATACTCCGTCTACCGTTATCCATGTTTATGAATCTGGTACGACTCCCCTACATCGTACCCAACCTCGAACTATACTTGGACCACCCT GAATCTTTGATATACAAGCGGAAGTATGTGTTCAGTATTTTTGAGGTGGTGAAACGACTAGCCTACATTGGGTTAGTTCAGCTGGGGCCTCAGAACCTCAAAGAAAAGGATCACGTTTATCTGTATCTAAACAAAAATGGGTTGTTGTTGGATACGAAAATCTCTCGCCCTGGCTATCACAAAGTCTCCGAAGATATCACCTACGATGAGATCAGGTATTACTTTGAGGAAATTGTTGAAGTGGAACGGTACTGGTTGGATATGTGGAAGATATGTATGCACACAAAGTTGGGAAATCGTTCTTGTGTGGTTGGCACAGATTTGATATTAGAAAATATCCAGGATAAGCCAGATATGGTCAGTATTTTGTTGGCGAAAACCAGGGAAgaggtagtggagaaagatgtgGGGTACCTCCCGGGGGACAAGTTGGGAGCAGCCGGGTTTGATTCGGCGTTATTTTCACATCTGAAACGAAACTGGGCGTTTAAGCCGTTCCCCAAAACAAGGTTGAAACCCGTGTTGACGATTCCTGATAAACCCGACCAAAAACTGAGGAAACCGTTCAAGTTTGCCGAAGGCAGAAATCAGATGGTGTACTCATTGCTGGCGAAGCGGAGGAAGAATGTAGTGGTGTCCACTAGGAAACCGGTCACCACTAGTAAGAGTAATGCAGTTAATAGGAAACCGGTTGCCACCACAGTTAACAGGAAACAGGTTACCAAGATTAGTACCGTTAACAGGAAACAGGTATTGTCGCACAAACCACGAGTGACGGTGCGCCATGTGAAACCGCGACCTGTGAAGCAACGTCGCCCGTTCTACGATCAAATCGATCGTGAAGCGTTGAAACGTATGAACAAGTTGAGAGTCGATTGGTCGAAAGCTGAAGATAAGCTGTTACTTCTATGTAAAGTTGTGCAATCAATGATATCACCCCAGATAAAATCGGGGATACTAGGTAACATGTACATATCGTTCCGCGAAATCCTCCACAAAACGTTCCCGAACTCGAGGAACAAAACGTCGCGCGCATGTCAGAGACGCATCAACTACATGCTGCGTTCCCAGAGCACCTGTCATAGTTTGAATCTGTGCATAGAAGAGCTACGTCACGATCCCCACATCATGGAAACCTACGGGGATTTGTTTGAGAAACTGAAAACCAAGTACGAGAACAAACATGGGGTGATCGAAAACAAAGCGAAATTGGTCGCTGAGTGGAACATGCACTTCAAAGATTTGTTCGAAATTCTCGCGAAACGATTTGAAGATTTCTCGATAATGTCCTTGTCAAGTGAGACACTAACCATTCCTGACACCATTGAAGAGTTCTATGCAAACTACAACGTGATTGAACCTACAAAGAAAGTGAAAACCAAACATGGATTCAACCCTGTGGAAAATGTGAACGACATATATTCTTCCGTGATAAACTCAACAATCCATAGCGCACTCTGTTCTACCTCGGATAAAACGTCATGGTCCTACCATCTCTTCAGTATCTACCAACAGTATCCCGAGCGGCTTCTCCGGTCCGCATTGGCGAAAATGAGGACCAGTCAGATGGTGTCGTTGAAACGAGCCTGGTCTCGCACTAAAATGCGGTCGGGCAACTATCTCCCTCTAACAGCCTCGCCGTACCGTCTCTCCATCTCCTACATCAACCTGATGACGGCTAAATACACATCTGATATTTTCCCTGAAAGTTACGAGCTTCTAAAATCGATTGTGCAATCTGGAAGGTTGGACTTGCAAGTTACTAGTGGTGGCATAGCGGCGGGGGTAGTGAGGCTGCTAACTGATGGATGGGTTGATTTTCAAATCGGGATTCCAGATCAGGTGATTGTGCTGAATCCTAACATCCAGGAGAAAGATGAGGCGTACACGCGCTTAATGAACCGATACCAGGAGATTTTGTCCAGCTACAAGCAGCAAATACTGACCACGTCATGTTTGTTTCAGAAAGAAAACTACCCAGCTATTGAAGATGGAAAGATTACGGAGGAAGACAGCAAGGAATCTTCAAACAACAACACAATCGCAAGAACGGCTAGTAGGTTAGCCTTGTTCCTAGTGAAAGATTCAGAAGAGACAGATGATATGGTGCCTCTAGATATCCAACATGTCCACGATTTTTTCGTGGTGAATTCTTGCACAGTTGTGTCAAACCTACGATCAAATCTAACCGAAGATCAGTTGAGAATGGTTACTGACATGCGAGATGTACATACCTTCCAGAAACAACTGAGAGAAACCGTGGTTTACCCAGCTAACCTGAATGTAAACGAGGTTTTGAACGAGAATTTCACCGGGGACAGACTTGATAGAGCTGTAAAACTGTTGGAGTCGGCTAAATCAGAAGGTAATCTAGGGTTGAAGTGTGGGAAGATCGTGGAAGAGTTCGGGAATGACTGGGAAGTGAAAGAGATTCTGGATGAACTTTGTAGGTTGAAGTTGTTAGTGTGTACAGGGTTGGTGAGTACTACCTATGTACATCACCAACATGCCAGGCCGTGGTTGGTGCATACATACTCCAACAAACGGAAAGAGAAAGATAGTAGAGTGCCGATGATTGGAGGTGTGTTGGAATTGGGGAAAGAAGGAGATGTGGAAGAGAGAGGAAACGAGGAGACAAGGGTAGTTGAGAGAGAGGGAACGAGGGTAGTTTTAGAGGAACATGTGGAAGGAGTCGTTCAAGACGAGAAAAAAGAGGAATTTGTTGAGGTGCAGGGAGATTTCAGAGAGAAGTCTACATCAGAAGACAAAAAATCTTATGTTGAATGTGATTTGATAGTTttagagaaagaaggagaaggagaggagaaagtATGCGTTGTTGATGTGGTGGAACCGGGAAGTAGAAAGAGAAACAAGAGTGTTGATGATGTGATGGAAGTTGATTGTGAGAGGAGGATGGGAGGAGAGGAAGGAAtggaaggagagaaagaaatagaagaggAGAAAGGAATAGAAGAGGAGAATATAGATGGAAATTCTCTTAGAGAAAGTGTACTAGCAGAAGAGGAGATGTGTGTGGGAAAAGAGAAGGAACTAGAGAAGGatgatgaaaaaaaatgtaataaagaCATGGGAAAGAAAAGTGTACTTGTAGATTACTCtgagaaagaaggaaaaaatcgtgaagtagaggaagaagaattcggggagaagaatatttttgaaggCTCCACAAaacaaaaagagagagagaacatGGGAGAGAGTGGTAAAGGtttgggagaagaagagaaaatagaTAAAGATGGTTCGAAAGAAAGAGGTTTAGTACAAGGATGTACAGGAGAATTGGGAGGAAAGAGTGTAGTGCAAGGCTTTTCTAGTCAAGTAGTCTCAGTAGAAGATGGCAACAATCAAGAATTAGAAAAAAGTTTGGAGGAAACTGAAGAAGGTGTAAGCTGTTCTAGAAAGGAAGGATTTACAGGAGGCAAAGAACACTGtgatacgtttcaaggttcttCTGTGGAAAGTGTTCAAGGATTAAAACATGTTAATGTTGCAGAAAAAGGTTCTTGTGTGAAAATTAATCAACAATTGAAGCAAACTAATTTCACAGGAGAAAAGAGATTATTTTCCTTTGTGAAACGtgatcaaaaactgaaacaAACTAACTCAGATAAAGGTTTGTTTATGGACCGGttcaaagttgtaaattatggtGCAAGCACTTCTAAAAATGTGGTATGTCTGCCAAAAGATGAAAATATGAGGGAGAAACGTTTCAAAGAAGTAAATTATGGTGCAAGTACTTCTAAAGATGTAGTATGTCTttcagaagaagatgaagatatgAAGGAGAAACGTTTCAAAGAAGTGAATTATGGTGCAAGTACTTCTAAAGGTGTGTTATGTCTGCCCGAAGATGAAAATATGGAGGAGAAACGTTTCAAAGAAGTAAATTATGGTGCAAGCACTTCTAAAGATGTCGTATGTCTttcagaagaagatgaagatatgGAGGAGAAACGTTTCAAAGAAGTAGGTTATGTTGCAAGTACTTCCAAAGATGTCGTATGTCACtcagaagaagatgaaaatatgGAGGACGAAATGAAGAACTGGGAGAGTGGAGAAGAACGGGATCATAGTGAAAGTGAAACCGGGATTTCTAGTTGTAATAAAAGTGTACGATTTTATAAAAATGGTGGGGTAACGGCAAAGTCACCCTCCTCGGAGAACCCAGTTCTGAACGAACCCGCCAAAAGTGGAAAGGACACAGACCTTAGAAACCTCTCGCAACCGATCAAGGTGCTTATACGTCCTTGGATCAGGGTTGACGGCACAGTTAACCGAAGAAGTTTGGACCACTTTTTGTCCACGGTTCTAAGCCATATCATGCAGCATCCTTTATCCACATTGTCTGAACTTCAGAACAGATTTTTGCCAGCTTTACAGCCTCAACACACTAGAGAACTCGCAGAGTTCTTGGAGAAACTGAAGTGTGTAGAGAGTTTTGTGTGTGTAAAATCTGGGAAACCGAGTTTGTTTTCTAAGCCGTGTCAAGTGGTTGTCAAGAAAGCGACTGGTCTGGAGGCGCCCTCTGAAATACGGCTTGAAGCTAACAAGGACGCCATTGTTAATTTGGGGAAGTTGATTAGTACTAAAAAGTACGACGAAGGGCTTCTTACACTTCTAGTCGATAAGTAA
- the LOC120354008 gene encoding uncharacterized protein LOC120354008: protein MVYMFITKSDPGIEVLLEKVEGRMKVLSYWPSKKRSIKGYLIYSFTAYFLLQTVFLMIMNWQRWDFGFKVLSVENLNYLNGVMSLATDAFINTRRTTLFFEIMSKRYHTYQVYSTNKTNMKTKKLQEKFETMRKSIVKDMEGRGIFLVSFSENILNGYYASQILSPLFGIIFFFLGYARLDRLSPPFVFYFPGITSTQYPDIRSISNFILICLVEFLQIAYASWLTFLLFSCLVITVNNIVVEMKLFEINLEEFNAFYGEKSAELARSGENCELQNDISGTSRCFQGNFDDKVSYHACLKHCIRNMAIHHQTIYKKIRMLNTMFSYSMFYANTFICFQLCFAIFCFQIGDLVFKIKYGLLLVSMLMLQYAYSENGQMVKDEVEKVRLALNECEWEGHPSWFYPYFQMMLIQSSIQPKLNVFNIFTMDRKNMASVVQAAYSYFNLLSRLTK from the exons TCTGATCCAGGAATAGAAGTTTTGCTAGAAAAGGTGGAAGGGCGCATGAAAGTGCTGAGTTACTGGCCAAGTAAGAAACGCAGTATCAAAGGTTACTTGATATATTCATTCACTGCTTACTTCCTTTTGCAAACCGTTTTTCTGATGATCATGAACTGGCAGAGATGGGATTTTGGTTTCAAGGTGTTGTCAGTTGAGAATTTGAACTATCTGAACGGAGTGATGTCATTGGCTACGGACGCTTTCATCAATACTAGACGCACCACGTTGTTCTTTGAAATCATGTCGAAGAGATACCATACTTATCAG GTATACTCAACCAACAAAACCAACATGAAAACCAAAAAACTACAAGAAAAATTCGAAACCATGCGTAAATCCATCGTGAAAGACATGGAAGGTCGCGGTATCTTCCTGGTCTCTTTTTCAGAAAACATTCTGAACGGCTACTATGCGAGTCAAATTCTGTCGCCGCTTTTCGGCATCATATTCTTCTTCCTGGGCTACGCGAGACTGGACCGCCTCTCCCCGCCATTTGTCTTCTATTTCCCCGGCATCACCTCAACCCAATATCCCGACATCAGAAGCATCAGCAATTTCATACTAATCTGCTTAGTCGAGTTCCTGCAAATCGCCTACGCGTCTTGGCTCACATTCTTGCTGTTTTCATGCCTTGTGATAACTGTAAACAATATTGTTGTCGAGATGAAACTGTTCGAGATCAACCTTGAAGAGTTCAATGCTTTCTACGGCGAGAAAAGTGCTGAGTTGGCGAGATCTGGAGAGAACTGCGAACTCCAAAATGATATAAGCGGGACAAGTCGCTGCTTCCAGGGAAATTTTGATGATAAGGTTTCCTACCATGCGTGTCTGAAGCATTGCATCAGGAATATGGCTATCCACCATCAGACAATTTACAA GAAAATTCGAATGCTGAATACAATGTTCAGTTATTCAATGTTTTACGCAAATACATTCATCTGTTTTCAACTTTGCTTTGCAATATTTTGCTTTCAG attgGAGATTTAGTATTCAAGATAAAATACGGTCTTCTATTAGTTTCAATGTTGATGCTTCAATACGCCTACTCTGAGAATGGACAAATGGTCAAGGATGAG gtGGAGAAAGTGAGACTGGCGTTAAACGAATGTGAATGGGAAGGTCATCCATCTTGGTTCTATCCCTATTTTCAAATGATGCTAATTCAGAGCTCCATTCAACCCAAACTAAATGTATTCAACATTTTCACGATGGATAGGAAAAATATGGCATCT GTAGTCCAAGCAGCTTACTCATACTTCAATCTTTTGAGTCGTCTGACGAAATAG